Below is a genomic region from candidate division TA06 bacterium B3_TA06.
ACTTCGAATTGGCCCGTCAGGTTCTCGGAATTCCACCGGAGCGCATCCTGAACGCCTACGGTTTGAGCGAGGTGGCCACGGGATTCAATGATAACGGATTGTACAACAAGACTAACGGCATAGATGGCCCACGTTACAAGATGATCCCGCACTGGGTTAAAGCGGTTGTGGTCGATCCGGATACGCTCAAACCCCTGCCCAAAGGCCAAACCGGCTTGCTGCGCTACCACTGCCTAACCAACTTTTCGAACGTGATGGCCGTGCAAAGCGACGATGTGGGTTATGCGGTCGAAGATGGCTTTGAGGTCGTAGGCAGAGCAAAAGGTGCTGAAGCACGCGGCTGCTCCATTGCCATGGACGAGCTGATCAGTGCCCAAAAAATGAAGTAGCCGGCAAGATGAGAGAAACATCAATCCCAGCGTTCTTCCTGCCCGAAGTTGCTGAGGCTGACCTTGGGGAGTTTACTACGCTTGAGTTCGGGCAAGGCCAGAACACGGTCAGGATGCATTCTCCCCTCCTTACACCTGCTTTGCTCTCCAAGATCATAGCGCAACTTAAAGAAGCGCGGGAGGAATACCTCGCCAAGCTCCCTGTCTATGAGATCATCGAAACCATAGATAAAGCCGTGGCACTTTGGCGCGATCCAGACTACCCACTGCGTCGCAAGGCCGAAGCGCTACTTCCTCTCATCACCGGCTACTCCAGCGAGATGATTACCCAGACCCTGGACGAGATCGTACTCATGTTGCGGGGAGAAGACCTGAAGCTCCTTCTTGAAGAGGAGTTAGGCGACCCTCTGTTTCTGGATCAATTCAGGCCGCGGCCGAAAAGCACCGGGATGTGCAAGGTCTACGGGCCTCGTCTCACCACCGCCGTGTTCGCAGGCAACGTTCCAGGACTTCCTGTGGCAAACATCGTCTATGCGCTGCTCATGAAATCGGCGATCTTAGGCAAGTCATCCTCTGAGGAGCCTTTGTTCGGCGTTCTATTCGCACAAACTCTGGCTGAGATAGATCCTGAGCTGGCTCGCTCTGTTGCCATGGTTTGCTGGAAAGGCGGCGATGTGGAGATCGAACACCTGGCTTTTGGCTCCTCGGATGCTGTGGTTGTCTATGGCGGAGAGCATTCTGTAAACGAAGTCCGGAAGCGGGTTCCTTTCCGAACCCGCTTCATCGCCTACGGGCATAAACTCAGCTTCGGGGTCATAGGCCGCGAGCATCTAGCAGCGGACCGCGTCAGGCAGACGGCGGCCTGGGCAGCCGTAGACGCATCAGTCTTTGATCAGCAGGGGTGCCTGTCTCCTCACGTGTTCTACGTAGAAGAAGGCGGCCAGACCACGCCCAAGGAGTTTGCGAGGCTGTTGGCTAGCGAGATGGAGGCCTTTAACCAAAAGATCCCTCGCGGGAGGATCTCGCCTGACGAATCGGCACATATCAACCAGCTACGTGGCTCATACGAGTTCCGGGAGTTTGAAGACCAAGGTGTAGCACTGCATGCGAGCTCACGGGGTACGGACTGGACGGTTATCTACGAACGCGATCCGGCATTCGTGCCGTCGTGTCTGAATCGAACCATCCGCATCAAGCCGGTGAAAGACGTATCAGAAGTGGTTGGATTGATCGAACCCATAAAGGGCTACCTGCAGACGGTAGGCGCAGCTCTGCCACAAGAAAGGTTCTTATCCCTGGCGAATAAGATGGGCCAACTAGGGGCAGATCGCATCTGCCCTCTGGGCAAGATGACCGCTCCTTCCCTCACCTGGCATCACGACGGACGCTTCAACATACTCGATCTGCTCAGATGGACTGATATAGAACAAGGCTCAACATAAGCTGAGAACAAGAAAAAACTGGGGGGCTAAACACGTCCCCACGGGGTTGGAAACAACTCCGTGGGGACTTTGTTTTCTGGTTCACCTCCTTTAGGGTTTAGCTCACAGCTTGGTTGTTTTCTTCATGACGCCAGCCCTGTTAACTCCTCACTGATTTTCCACAGCCGCTGCCAAGCTTCTTGGTTGTAAGAGGCTTTGGAC
It encodes:
- a CDS encoding acyl-CoA reductase, producing the protein MRETSIPAFFLPEVAEADLGEFTTLEFGQGQNTVRMHSPLLTPALLSKIIAQLKEAREEYLAKLPVYEIIETIDKAVALWRDPDYPLRRKAEALLPLITGYSSEMITQTLDEIVLMLRGEDLKLLLEEELGDPLFLDQFRPRPKSTGMCKVYGPRLTTAVFAGNVPGLPVANIVYALLMKSAILGKSSSEEPLFGVLFAQTLAEIDPELARSVAMVCWKGGDVEIEHLAFGSSDAVVVYGGEHSVNEVRKRVPFRTRFIAYGHKLSFGVIGREHLAADRVRQTAAWAAVDASVFDQQGCLSPHVFYVEEGGQTTPKEFARLLASEMEAFNQKIPRGRISPDESAHINQLRGSYEFREFEDQGVALHASSRGTDWTVIYERDPAFVPSCLNRTIRIKPVKDVSEVVGLIEPIKGYLQTVGAALPQERFLSLANKMGQLGADRICPLGKMTAPSLTWHHDGRFNILDLLRWTDIEQGST